In the Armatimonadota bacterium genome, CGCTGCAACCGCTGCGACGGCGTCGTCTTCACCTGCTGTGGTCCCATTCTCCCCTCCCCCACTGCGCGAGTGCCGTCACCATGATAGCATGGACCTGTGGCAGCAGCGCAGCGGGCTCGAGGCCCGTGGCATCCACCCACCGGATGCGCGCGTCCCTGCGGAACCAGGTGAGCTGCCGTTTGGCGTACCGCCGGGTGTTGCGCTTGAGCCGGCGGACCGCCTCGGCGTAGTCGTACCGGCCCAGCAGGTAGCCCGCGAGTTCCTTGTAGCCCAGCCCCTGCATCGCCGGCGCCTCGAGCGGGATGCCGCGCTGCAGCAGCCGGCGGGTCTCGTCGAGCAGTCCCGCCGCCAGCTGCTCGTCCACCCGGGCATCGATGCGTCGGTACAGGTCGACGCGTGCGCGCCACAGTCCCACGAGCACCGCCGCCGTCGACGGGCCCCGGCGCTGCTGCGCCGAGATCGGGCGGCCGGTGGCCAGGCAGACCTCCAGCGCGCGGATCACGCGCCGCACGTTGTGCGGATGGATGCGGGACGCGGCCACCGGGTCCACCGCCTGCAGGCGGGCATGGAGCGCCGCCGGGCCGTGGGCGCGTGCGTCCGCCTCCAGGCGTGCCCGCAGGACGGGATCGGGCGCGACCGCGGGGATGTGG is a window encoding:
- the miaA gene encoding tRNA (adenosine(37)-N6)-dimethylallyltransferase MiaA translates to MVPPDLSAHRPADEPHDEAPAPLAVLCGPTAVGKTSLAVALAQRLGAEIVCADSRTVYRGMDIGTAKPTAAQRAAVPHHLLDVADPEETFTVAQFQRLARAAIAAIRDRGRLPLLVGGTGLYIRAVVDDFHIPAVAPDPVLRARLEADARAHGPAALHARLQAVDPVAASRIHPHNVRRVIRALEVCLATGRPISAQQRRGPSTAAVLVGLWRARVDLYRRIDARVDEQLAAGLLDETRRLLQRGIPLEAPAMQGLGYKELAGYLLGRYDYAEAVRRLKRNTRRYAKRQLTWFRRDARIRWVDATGLEPAALLPQVHAIMVTALAQWGRGEWDHSR